A stretch of DNA from Lentisphaerota bacterium:
GGTGCGGCACGGCAGGGTTGATATTTTTTCTGAACTCCAAAGCAAACGGCGCTCGACTCGCGCGCGAACCTCGCGCCCTGAGTCCGGGCCGGACTTCAACCAGCCGGAGTTGTGGTAACCATGCTTTATCCCTACCTGACCTTGGATGTTCCCGAGACGGCGACCGACGAGGAGGTGCGCCGCGCGTACCTGCAGAAGATTCGCATCTATTCGCCTGAACAAAGCCCCGACGAGTTTCAACGGGTGTGCGAGGCGTACGAATTGATCAAAACCGAACTGGCGCGCACCCGGTTGCACTTGTTTGGCATGCGCGGGAACAATCCAGGCGCGCCCATGGCCGATCTGGTGCCCAAACCGGTCACCGTCGAGCGACACCGAGCTGGAGTAACCCTGTGGATCGAAACGAATACGAACCAACCCTGACGCCGACGGCGATCCTTCCGGATCCCCAAGCGGAATCTGTCGCCGAAACGCCGAGCGACTGGCGCGAGGACATCCTGTCGGATTTCCGCGCCTGGCTGTACAGCCTGACGGATGACGACGCAGAATCGTCGGTCGCGGACGAAAGTCCGGTTGTTGAATCGACCGACTCGACCTCGGATACAGACGAGCCGGATGCAGTCAAACCCGACCTCGCCGATTTGGATACAGACGAACCGGACGCATCGGAACCGGATTTGGAAACGCTGTTCGGTGAACTTGCGGCGCTGCGTCAGGAAACCCGCCTGGTGGGACGCGCCAGCCAGCAGGCGGAACGGCAGCTCGGATCACTGGCCGAGAGCCTGCGCGCCGAGTTGCGCGAGCAGAACGAACGGTTGGCGCGCACCACGGCCGACCTGAAAACCCAACTGCCGATCGCCCGGCGCGAAGCACAGGGCGCGGTGCTGACGGAGCTGATCGCCATCCGCGCCGCCCTCGAAGACACGGTCCGGGCCGCCCGTCGGCGCACGCTGCCGCCCTGGCCCTGGCTGGGCGCGGCCCGTCAGTTGCTTCAGGAAGGGGCGACCAGTGCGCAAATGGCTCTAGACAA
This window harbors:
- the grpE gene encoding nucleotide exchange factor GrpE; the protein is MRGVRIDQNRTGAHPVALVWHAREQSRRAHGRSGAQTGHRRATPSWSNPVDRNEYEPTLTPTAILPDPQAESVAETPSDWREDILSDFRAWLYSLTDDDAESSVADESPVVESTDSTSDTDEPDAVKPDLADLDTDEPDASEPDLETLFGELAALRQETRLVGRASQQAERQLGSLAESLRAELREQNERLARTTADLKTQLPIARREAQGAVLTELIAIRAALEDTVRAARRRTLPPWPWLGAARQLLQEGATSAQMALDKADDALRRLSIASVAEPGEPFDPKWMRAVATVTGSGRPAGTVVTVVRQGWRREDQVLQTADVEVSKAL
- a CDS encoding J domain-containing protein; translation: MLYPYLTLDVPETATDEEVRRAYLQKIRIYSPEQSPDEFQRVCEAYELIKTELARTRLHLFGMRGNNPGAPMADLVPKPVTVERHRAGVTLWIETNTNQP